Genomic DNA from Pedosphaera parvula Ellin514:
GGCCACTATACTGGCTGTTGAAACCAAATCGAGTTCCGGCCCAACCAGATCCAAACCAAAATGCGAATGAAGCCTCACAAACCAATGCCTCCATCTAATGCTGAGATGGAGCCCTCGCATCGAGTTGGGAAGCGCGCAGTCGCCGCTTCACCAAAAACTCCGCTCAAGGTAGCCCTGGTCGAAGATCAGCCAAAGGTTCGCGAGAGTTGGTGTCGGCTGATTGACTCATTTCCAGACTTCACTTGCGTTTGTGTTTGTGGCAGCGGAGAGGAGGCTCTGCGAGTAATTCCTGGAGTCCGCCCCGATGTAATCCTGATGGACATTTTTCTGCCGCGCATGTCTGGTATTGAGTGCACGGTGCGATTAAAGGCGCAGTGTCCCGAAACGCAGATTGTCATTCTCACCGCGATGGATGATCAGGAACTGGTGTTCATGGCGCTGGAAGCGGGTGCTGATGGATACTTGTTGAAACGAACCAAGCCGGCCGATTTGA
This window encodes:
- a CDS encoding response regulator encodes the protein MPPSNAEMEPSHRVGKRAVAASPKTPLKVALVEDQPKVRESWCRLIDSFPDFTCVCVCGSGEEALRVIPGVRPDVILMDIFLPRMSGIECTVRLKAQCPETQIVILTAMDDQELVFMALEAGADGYLLKRTKPADLRCALLDVLGGGAPMTSQIARRVIESFRRKAKNPNEYAHLSMREEQILRLLSQGYSNKLIADKLELSIDTVCSHLKRVFEKLHVSSRTEAVVRYMESKTSQQNPNDVL